One Epinephelus fuscoguttatus linkage group LG10, E.fuscoguttatus.final_Chr_v1 genomic window carries:
- the slc1a8a gene encoding excitatory amino acid transporter 5, with protein sequence MEELLLPSGEEEVRSDHSSYAPGDAGRTMGDRVKTFVQGDLKKSARAFLKRNGLLTLSVIAVLTGCTLGFMLRGTQLSTQAKIYFSFPGELLMRMLKMLILPLITSSLMSGLSSMESKACCRMGVLTVTYYLWTTFIAVVVGIVLVVIIKPGVGTEMESNRLGGGPVMTSADALLDLIRNMVPSNLIEATFQQYKTDLIPILKVPTRTIQPNFVYVFPDDSHPKGRTVYLELTPPPEITYKTSPGSSQQMNVLGIVIFSATMGLLLGRMGERGAPLINVCQCINECVMKIINAAVWYFPFGIIFLVAGKILDMQDPSTLGKKLGWYGITVLSGLFVHGLILLPLFFFLLTRKNPFSFIRGLLQAMVIALATSSSSATLPITMKCLLENCNVDRQIARFVLPVGATINMDGTALYEAVAAIFIAQVNDYELDFGQLVTISITATAASIGAAGIPQAGLVTMVIVLTSVGLPPDDITLIVAIDWILDRFRTMINVLGDALAAGIIAHLCRKDFPLSETGKTVPSYGTQTPHAHNNSHSVDVPMTEIHTHKDCMFDAMGNSAGERHAHTVYYNICQV encoded by the exons ATGGAGGAGCTTCTTTTACCGagcggagaggaggaggtgcgCTCCGACCACAGCTCGTACGCTCCGGGAGACGCAGGGAGGACGATGGGGGACCGGGTCAAGACTTTTGTCCAGGGGGACCTGAAGAAGAGCGCGAGGGCTTTCTTAAAGAGGAACGGGCTGCTGACGCTGTCCGTCATCGCCGTGCTCACTGGCTGCACGCTGGGCTTCATGCTGAGGGGAACCCAGCTGTCCACACAG GCAAAAATCTACTTCTCTTTTCCTGGAGAGCTGCTGATGAGGATGCTGAAGATGCTCATCCTTCCTCTCATCACGTCCAG tttAATGTCGGGTCTGTCGTCGATGGAGTCGAAGGCCTGCTGTCGGATGGGTGTCCTCACCGTCACCTACTATCTGTGGACCACTTTCATCGCCGTGGTGGTCGGCATCGTGCTCGTCGTCATCATCAAACCCGGCGTGGGGACGGAGATGGAGAGTAACCGTCTGGGAGGGGGGCCCGTCATGACCTCGGCCGACGCCCTGCTAGACCTCATCAG AAACATGGTTCCCTCGAATCTGATCGAGGCCACGTTCCAGCAG TACAAAACGGACCTGATTCCCATCCTCAAAGTCCCGACCAGAACCATCCAGCCCAACTTCGTCTATGTCTTCCCTGACGACAGTCACCCTAAGGGGCGGACGGTGTACCTGGAGCTGACCCCGCCTCCGGAGATCACCTACAAGACCAGTCCCGGCAGCAGCCAGCAGATGAACGTCCTGGGCATCGTCATCTTCTCCGCCACCATGG gTCTGTTGCTGGGCAGGATGGGAGAACGAGGAGCTCCACTCATCAACGTCTGTCAGTGTATCAACGAGTGCGTCATGAAGATCATCAACGCTGCTGTCTG GTACTTTCCGTTCGGCATCATCTTCCTGGTGGCGGGGAAGATCCTGGACATGCAGGACCCGAGCACGCTGGGGAAGAAGCTGGGCTGGTACGGCATCACTGTGCTGTCCGGCCTCTTCGTCCACGGACtcatcctcctccctctcttcttcttcctgctcACCAGGAAGAACCCTTTCTCCTTCATCCGTGGGCTGCTGCAGGCCATGGTGATCGCCCTGGCCACCTCCTCCAG CTCTGCCACGCTGCCCATCACCATGAAGTGTTTGTTGGAAAACTGCAATGTTGACCGACAGATCGCCCGCTTCGTCCTCCCCGTGGGCGCCACCATCAACATGGACGGCACGGCGCTGTAcgaggccgtggcggccatctTCATCGCTCAGGTTAATGACTATGAGCTGGACTTCGGCCAGTTGGTCACCATCAG CATCACAGCTACAGCTGCCAGCATCGGTGCAGCGGGGATCCCTCAGGCCGGTctggttaccatggtgatcgTACTGACATCAGTGGGCCTGCCGCCAGATGACATCACACTCATTGTGGCCATCGACTGGATCCT CGACCGGTTTCGGACCATGATCAACGTCCTGGGCGACGCTCTGGCGGCAGGAATCATCGCCCACCTTTGTCGGAAAGATTTCCCTCTCAGTGAAACAGGAAAG